From the genome of Lutzomyia longipalpis isolate SR_M1_2022 chromosome 2, ASM2433408v1, one region includes:
- the LOC129791372 gene encoding uncharacterized protein LOC129791372, whose translation MNTASGGFLLLLMYYLSSGGSSVVSSHRLGPSESILDIINTRHIDRVLAERRQNASRDEKRFLLQNDLDDDEGDTVGEFDYGRRRTNSGVLAQYNDTATPFGSHGSQDIFADLQAYRADKLLKSSKNALVVTRKEYLKKDWCKTEPLVQRVREEGCLSRTIINRFCYGQCNSFYIPKSPRRPRRNRGRSQQLRNGQDFEDEDLTGAAFKSCAFCKPKRFTWITVTLRCPSMTPQLRRKRIQRIKQCKCIAEPVN comes from the coding sequence ATGAATACAGCGAGCGGGGGCTTTCTGCTATTGCTCATGTATTACCTTTCGAGCGGCGGCAGCAGCGTGGTCAGCAGTCATCGGCTGGGACCTTCAGAATCCATATTGGACATCATAAATACGCGCCATATTGACAGAGTTCTCGCCGAAAGGCGCCAAAATGCCTCACGTGACGAGAAGCGCTTCCTCCTGCAGAATGACCTGGATGACGACGAGGGGGACACAGTGGGGGAGTTTGACTACGGCAGACGGAGGACTAATAGTGGAGTCCTTGCGCAGTACAATGACACAGCTACGCCATTTGGTAGTCATGGGAGTCAGGATATTTTTGCAGATCTTCAAGCCTACAGGGCGGATAAGTTGCTCAAGTCCAGCAAGAATGCCCTCGTGGTGACACGGAAGGAATATCTGAAGAAGGATTGGTGCAAGACTGAGCCCCTGGTGCAGCGTGTTCGCGAAGAAGGCTGCCTCAGTCGCACCATAATCAATCGCTTCTGCTATGGGCAGTGCAACAGCTTTTACATTCCCAAAAGCCCACGACGACCACGACGGAATCGCGGTAGGAGCCAACAACTGCGCAATGGGCAGGACTTTGAGGATGAGGACCTCACGGGTGCCGCCTTCAAGTCGTGTGCCTTCTGCAAGCCCAAGAGGTTCACGTGGATCACTGTGACCCTAAGGTGCCCCTCAATGACCCCTCAGTTGCGCAGAAAGCGCATCCAGAGGATTAAACAGTGCAAGTGCATAGCTGAGCCAGTGAATTAA